The segment CGCCCTGCTCCACGACGTCGCGCGCACGTGACGCCGAGCGCACGGTCAATCCCGGCATGCGGACCAGCGCGTTCGTTAGCTCCTCGGTCAAGCGCTCACTCTCGCCGCCCTGCCCCGAGCCGCCGATGTCGCGCAGCGGCAGGACCGCGACGGACGAGGGGTCCACCCTCTCGGTCGCGCCGTTGCGCAATACGGCGAACGCGCCGCCGATCCCGGCGACGAGGACGAGCGCCGCGGCGCCGATCAGGTACTTCCGTGCCCCTGTGCCCCCGTGCCCCCGGGCCTCACTCGTTCCGGCCGCCTCCGGCACCGCCGCCAGCGACGCCATCGTGGGCGGGGTCTCGTGCGACTCGCCCTTCCGGGCCGCCTGGACCTTGCGCGCCAGCTTCCGCGTCTCCGGCGCCGGCTCGACGCCGTATTCCGACTGGAGCCGCGCCTGCCACTCGCTGTAGACGCGCAGCGCGCCGGCGCGATCGCCATGCTGGTCGAGCAGAGCCATCAGGCGGCGCACGCCCACTTCATCATCCGGCGTCAGCTCGAGCGCGCGGCGTGCCATCACCGCTGCCGCCT is part of the Gemmatimonadales bacterium genome and harbors:
- a CDS encoding BTAD domain-containing putative transcriptional regulator — encoded protein: MRKALYGINEALGAEVFAIRGEDEVRLDPARCWCDAVALPQLTREGRCHEALALYRGDLLEGLFPDGVAQEFHEWLDGQRRIFREQAAAAAWECSRIEEERGDRKAAAVMARRALELTPDDEVGVRRLMALLDQHGDRAGALRVYSEWQARLQSEYGVEPAPETRKLARKVQAARKGESHETPPTMASLAAVPEAAGTSEARGHGGTGARKYLIGAAALVLVAGIGGAFAVLRNGATERVDPSSVAVLPLRDIGGSGQGGESERLTEELTNALVRMPGLTVRSASRARDVVEQGGDVDRIGRQLGVAFVVDGGVQRAPSGLRVTLRLVRAADGVAVWAGSYDAAATDPMTAA